The nucleotide sequence tatgtatttttaggcAACGAGGACTGTTTGTTCAACAACATACACATACCAAAGGTAATCCTATTTTATTTCCTTCAATTCAATATCGGCTGAGtttcagtaaaatttgcacCTTTATCAGTTACCAGTCAAAGGAGCGCCTTTAAAACCAGTTATTATCAACCTTCATCCGGGAGGTTTCATGTTTGGTACCCCTAACAGCGATGATTACGGATCTCCTCAGTTTGTAATGCATCATGATGTTGTTTATATCAACATTGGTCATCGGCTTCATATTTTAGGTAGGCAATAAACATAGACAAGATCACTTGGAATATCGAGGAATTCAACCTTAGGATGGGTagatttaaaacattttacgaaattggaccaagtttgaaataaaaagctGTAAAATGATCAAAGAAAGTTGTggcaaaatttgagatttttttcgttcgtgTTGAACatccccccaccccctccaaccaaaggtccaaattttgaacttcagcatttttttcctcacaaaTATAATAAGAGCCGAGGAATAggcatctttcaaaaaaaaaaaattgatcaatacttttcaaaattttaaaatttaaacttcgttcaaaaaagttctaaatcAACTCATCCTTTTACTCCTACCCCTcaagaaaattttgctttttatcttttttttctcatttttattaatgATACTCGTATGCTCAGTTGATGACTTGATTTTGTTTTAGGCTACTTGAACCTGGGATTAAACGAATGCTCTGGGAATCAAGCTCTGAAAGATGTTATATTATCACTTCAGTGGATTAAATGTAACATTCAGGCATTCGGAGGAGATCCTGAAAACATAACCTTATTAGGAAGCAGTAGCGGAGGAACGATAATTCACGCTTTGATGATATCACCTGCAGctaaaggttttcattttttcatttgttaatttttaaaaggatcaaagatggaattttttcagctcgtaaaaaaacaacaaattagcCCGAACgtagcgaaggcaaaagcttctgaaaatttttattttgataagtgaAAGTACAATGTTTTTTATGGGAGGATGtcgtttttttgttgcaaaattacagaatttgaaggattttttttaggaactccagttttgaaaaagaaatgcaaATATGCCAGAACGAAGTGGAGGACAAAAGCTCTTAAAATTTCgcatttcgagaagtaaaaaaacattttttccaagtcaaaattccaccaaattgatctgaaaaatggaaattgagtTCGTAAAATTAAACatggttttgaaccattttaatCAGGTCTGgaatttttagcagattttcgaaacttgaaatttttacaaaatttcacccgCATTGTAACacttaaaaagctgaaattcacctaaaattccTAATTTCAACAAGCTGAATCTATAATATTATAAATGTAGATAATGTTTCatactgttctggagcctccaaccatattttgaaaataatattttatcactcattttgctaatttttcgaACACCAACGCAGATCTATTCCACAAAGCGGTATTTATGGGAGCCTACTTATTCTTACCAGCTCTACCCTTCGAAGAAACGAATCATCATCGCGCATACGAAATAGCGGAAATGCTCGGATACACTGGAAATATCGAAGATAAAAAGGCTCTACTatcgtttttgagaaaaatacagCCCGAAATTCTTATAGAATGTCAACGAAGCTgtgcgaaaaaatttcaagaggtttttatttttttttcaacacgaagCTTTTTTTCTCTACTGAAACTTCGCAcgattaataaaatattaatacCTATTTGTAGAAGATAGCCCCGCTATACCCAATAGGAGTCTTCAACATTTCATTCGATCAAGGAGACATTTTTCCCGAATCACCCAGAACAATGATGCATTCAGTGTCTCGCATACCAATCATGATTGGATTTTGCCAATATGAATCGATGATGGGTTTTagcagtaagtaggtatttgaataaCTCCATAGAAGATtcattgacaaaaaacaaataatattctcaacagaatttttgaaaaaatatttcagaaggaTTAAGGCGACAAACCGTGGAGAATTTCTTGACTTCCGTTCGTCAAAATTGTTGGGGTTGGGGACGAAATCTCAGTGATAAAGATATCGATTACATTAACCAGCGAATAAATGCATTCTACACCGAAGGAAAATCTATCGAAAATGTTCCTTTATCACTTCAGGCAGATGTGGGTGATGACTATAGTAACACACAACAATTAAGAAAATAACTCACCACAATAATCCTGCAACTAAATCATCGTTCATTTGCAGATCCAAACTGATATCATATTATCTGATCTGTATGATTCGCTGGTTGATATTATAGCTGATGATTTACCATCTTCTGTATTCGTGTATAAGTTTGAGTTCGAGGGTGATATACCTACAACAAAATCGTTATTGAAACATAATTACGATGAAGAACTTCCAGGTTTGATTTATCTATACTACACTACATACACACATACATCGTTGTTTTAATTTAATGCATGCgttctgaatattttttcatccccCCTCCCCAGGATCATACCACGCCTGTGATTTCAGTTATTGGAATTATTTCTACACTCCTGGCGATGAAATCACTCAACAAATGGTAGAATATTTCACGAAATTCATTACCAATTTTGCCAGAACAGGGTAAATTGTGCATTTCAAAACACGTACAAATTATGttcctgtttttaaaaaaaatatatctacaaatcattacttttttcagaaatccaaaTAGCGAGGATATTCCAATTGAATGGGAACCAACTTCTCCAGATAAGCCATGTTATCTAAGTATAAATGACCCCTTGAAAATGGTTAAtggtaaattgaaaaacgacGGGTTAGAATTTTGGCAAGATATAAAGAAacatttacaaaataaataaatatcaaaataataaaattttataccacaATTTTTTCTGCTATGTACTTGTAGGTAGGGAAGTCCTTTTccacttttttgagttttttagcttttttcttcagctcgagaaaaattcgtcaattttttggcatttgaaattgataaaaaaacaaaatatttacccAAAAGATTGTACATACTtagtttagatattttttctttcttttcttcaaatattcaACACTGAAATATTGAACATCAAATAATTTCTACTCATTTTATAgaaagtttttgacaaattgcGCTCCTTTTCTCCCCTTCCCCCTTGTCCACAACACAatagccatttttttcaaaatatcagcACACTACACTTGGAAAGGGAGAgatgaagagagaaaaaaatcgaaaagaggACCTGAGGAccaacaataggtaggtaccccaTTACACAAAATGTTACCTATCTGCTTCAAATTCaactcacaaaaaattcaaaaatctgagaaaatcTGAGAGAGTAGGATAggctgaaattttagaaataagtatggccattttaaatttttgttctacAAGTGCGAATTCAACAATCCCCCCtcaactaattttgaaaatgaaaataggatGCAAATCCCAACATCAGTTTTTCATCTCGATTGTATCAGATTTTGATTCGTCCATTATTCATAAGCCaaaggaaaatttccaaaaattattttcagatgCTTAAAGATTTTCTCAACGCCATTTTTTAAGGATCTGTCATCctttaaaagtcaaaaatgagaaaaaaataaaaaatcgctCTTAATAATCCCTGATAAATTGATATGACAGTATTATACTCTATTTCCCCCTccccatgaaaattttctttccaacagtttttcgtattttttcaaaattgtaaaagaaaatcgaaaacaaaattgataCTTAATACTTAATGCTCGCATTTCGTAAAATTCTTGgtgtgtatttttaattttttttaaatcaggaGGGCGTTTTTTTTCGGAGGGACAATTTTTATTCTgccaaaaacgtgaaaatgCTAACaccgaaaatttaaaaattatcaaatgaaAAGTGTAAGTCTGAGTGATGCGAgagtcgaatttttgaaaagtgagtaGGCAGCTGATATGTACTTCTCAACTTTTCGAAGTGCATTacaacttattttgaaaatctcacatTCTACTTGACTTTGATAATTAATCGTCAAAACCGTCCAAAATCACAttcatttcaatacgctgttCCATTTCAATATGATTGATacattgtttcaactttttgccTTATCAGCGTGAACCATAAATTATTAGACTACGGGTAAAgcgaatttatattttatacacGTAAATCATAAATAATATCGTTCTATCACAAATAACCTTCACTATGTggaaaaatactcaaaacatATGGTGAGCATATGAACCCACCTAGACGATCCACTTTGAAAAAGTAAGTATCATCTGAATTTTTAtcagtcagaacagtttattaTACTATGTGTGAAAGAGTAATTATCACAGCAAATGAAGGAAAAATCcgaggaattttgaaaacatccgAATATTCGGAAACatcattttattctttttacgGAGTACCTTATGGCGAACCACCCATAGGAAACTTGAGATTCAAGGTAGatattatttgagaaaaaaattttctatacctAGAGAGGTGGATATTAATTTCTGAGTAATCAACCAGGATCCAGTTAAAGTCAAGCCTTGGAGAAGAATTTACGATGCAACGAAGGAGAAACCTGGATGTATACAATATTCATTACtgaatcataatttttgggGCACCGAGGACTGTTTGTATAACAATATTCATATCCCAAAAGTATTCCAAAAACCACATCCAATTCCTTTCAATCACCTACTTCATTGAAATACATCCGTGCGTTTTATTTCGTGCTTTTAAATACAGCTGCCGCAGAAAGATGAGCCTTTGCGAGCCATAATCGTGAATATCCATCCAGGAGCGTATAATTTTGGCACCCCTAACACCGATCAGTTTGGATCACCTGATTTCATTATGCATCACGACGTTGTTTACATCTGCATTGCGTATCGGCTTCatattttaggtaaaaataaCCTTTTCTTTTTCCTATAACCATCTAAAAATTCTAagatgatttgaaaataatcagatGCAAGTATTCTTTGAATAGGGTTTTTGAATTTGGGAATCAAAGATTGCTCTGGAAATCAAGCTATTAAAGATATAATCTTAGGTCTTCGATGGATCAAAAGTAATATAAAAGCATTTGGAGGTGATCCTGATAACATAACTGTGATAGGAAGCAGCACAGGAGCAATacttatcaatattttaatgTTATCTCCCGCAGCAAAAGGTACCCAGTTCATTAACTTATCCACAGTGTTTTTTCTCTggaaaatgtaaataatttttctcaacaaatGCCCAAGCATCAATTCAACTGTAATTCTACTTTTCATAGATTTATTCCATAAAGCTGTTCTAATGGGTGGTTACGTATGCAATCCTGTTATGcctcatcaaaattcaaaccaagAGTACGCTTATGAACTCGCCAAACTGCTCGGATGCACTAAAAATGTCCACGATCACAAACAACTGCTTGCATATTTGAAATCACTGCCTGCAGTTTTACTCATACAGTACTTGAGAGCATGTCAGAAGATTGTACAAAATGTGAGTGatgcaattaaaaattaaaaaaatacctataatacCAAGTCGCGTTCATAAGGatagattttcaaatatttcagacATTAGCGCCAATATATCCGATGGGTATTTTCTCACCAACCTTAGACCACGAATCGGGTATTTTGCCAGAATCTCCAAGGAACCTTTTGCAGTCGATGGCTAAAATACCAATCATGGTGGGATTCTGTGAAAGGGAATCTATCTTAGGATTTTCTCGTGAGTATTTCACGATACAAAATTTACGCTAGATCGTTTACAACATAAGTGCAGATCGCATAAAAtagtattattttcaatgaactCTGCGGTTACGTAATTCAAAATCATTAGATCACTAAATAAATACAGAAACGAAATCCTGAGCCgacaattgttaaaaatttttgttatttcaggAGGAGAACTGAGAAGGGAGACAGAAGAAAACTTTAAAACatcattttgtcaaaactgttgGAGTTGGGGAACTCATTTGGACGAAAAAGACATCCAATTCATCAACCAAGAAGTCGAATCGTTCTACACGCAGGGAACGCCTATCGAAGAAGCTCCTTTATCTTTGAAAGTAGATGTACGAGACTAATTAATTAGTTACCCAGATACCTATCATTGAACACTAATCCATTGTTCTGAAAAAAGATACAAACAGATATAACAATGTCCGATGTTTACGAAACCCTGATTGATATCATAGCAGCAGATTCTCTATCTTCGGTATTCGTGtataaattcgaatttgaagGCGCCATTGCTACAACAAAAACAATACTATTGCAGCAGTCAGTCCTAGAAGAGGATCTGAAAGGTTGGATAAGCTCATGTACTTTGAAACATACTCTACTCAATTTCATTCCAAATCATAAACTACAGGCACATATCACAATTGCGATTATTTTTATTGGAATCGAAGGAGTGACCCTGAAAATGTGGAAACTCGTGAAATGGTCGATACATTCACCAAACTCGTAACTACTTTCGCAAAAACTAGGTACTAAAATTACGCAGATTCATCAATAGTTTCCGATAACAATGACGATTTTATGTCCTTTCTTTTGCAGTGATCCCAATAATGAAAATATACCAATCCGTTGGATACCATCAACACTGGGAGAACCCTGTTATCTGAGTATAAGCAACCCAATCAAAATGGTAGATGGGAAACTGAACAATGAAAGATTAGAATTTTGGGACCGTATTAAACaacagataaaaaaaacaaagaatgtGAAGATCATCAAAGAAGAGAACGGGGCTGTGAAATCctaaatcaaacaaaaaaccaataaaataaaatggtttcattttatagaaaattgtTCACGAATGGCGCACATTCCCCCCTTTTTTCCCAacaaaatggccatttttttcaaattatcagcACACAACTGATGTATTCAGTTTTCAAGATTTACCGACTAGATTTGTGAGCTTCGAAAGGGAGGCaggggagagaaaaaaatcgaaaggaAGACCAACTGTAGATACCCCATCAGCCCACATACAAAATGAATTATCcgcttaaaattcaaattttttcgaaatttgtcaactcacgaaaaatttagaaatctgATTTGGGTACTTGATTATTACGTACAATAAATCTGAGAGAACAGGATAAGCTGAAATTCtagaaataagtacctacttatggtctattttaaattattgttctAAAACTgcgaattcaaaaatctgctgctgAAAACTCCAGGGCAGCTGATTGAGATACCTACTGCATAGATAATTGTACCCAAAagagaccaaaaaaaatgtgtctttttttcaaaaataacacaaCTTGGacaattcttttaaaattgtcgtaaaaataaagtaatcgCGTATTTCAACTTAATGAGCATAGTTCTAGGTAATTCTAGTGTTATTTGGGAGTTGATAGCGcttaaaataaaagtaaaagtGCCTAAACGAAACTCGTTACCCGGAGAGTTGGTGCTTTTTATCAATTCAGATAAAGAAACCTGACCCTAACAACTTGATACATATTACTCATGAGGTAGTCAAGTTTTACCTTCGAGCCACGTATGAAAGTTCCGGATATTATTGATTCGAGTTTTCATCGATATCAGTGTAATGTATAAAATGCATCCAGAAGTTGAAATCAGATCTGAAAAATTAAGTTATTGGAAGGGAGACGACTCAGATCCGTTGAAAAATCTCACCATAGGACAGCTAGTTGAGCAGGCAGCTGAACGATATGTTGACAGAATTGCTATTTCGGTTTATGGAGGTAATCGGTTGACCTTTGCCGAAGTATTGGAAAAGGTTagtgaattttgagaagaaattgTAAATAGATAATTAGTGCATTTATTTCAGTATGGCCATACaatgtttaataatttttagatcGATATTTTGGCAGCAGCTTTTGCGAATTTGGGATTGAAACGAGGAAATCATATTGCTTTATGGGGTTTCAACACGATCGAGTGGTATTTGTCGTTTCTAGCTGCATTCAGAGCTGGTTTAGTTGTAGTATGTTGAAGTTCTGATATAAAATCATGGATACAATTAGGTTTTGAAGAAAGTTTTGTAATTACTTATAGaatgtgttttttgatttcaggtGAATTTAAACCCGTTATATCAAACTGCAGAATTGCtaacttgtttaaaacaaacaGACGTGGATGCTTTGATCATGGACGATCAACTGGGtgatcataatttttacaatattctCAAAAGAGGTATTCCCGATGTTGAAAAGTACGACAATAATGTTCATATTACCAATGAAGTGGTTCCTTCGCTCAAGACGATTATTGTGATGTCAAAGCAGTCGTTTAAGTAAGTGTGCGCCTTACGTgttagatacctacttgaaaaattgaaagtacctatctaatcaaTCAtgactatttttttattttaaatatgtacatacgtacctGGTGTTTATCTACTTTTCACAGGGGTACTTTCAAATGGTACGATTTATTTTCATCTGTAACCAAAGATCAACGACTCAAAGTTAAAGAAATTCAGGCAGACTTTAGCCCTTTTGATGTCTGCAATATACAGATGACTTCGGttggtaaaataattttgaaattccattaGTTTTGTTTCCACTATCTTGTTTGTTTTCGAAATAATGACTTTCAATATCAACAGGGAACCACCAGCAAATCGAAATGCGTACAACTCTCTCATCACGGCTTGATAAACGCCGCCTACATAGCTGGAAAACGCGAAGGTCGTTTCGAAAAAGTAAGAAAACATCATCTTCAAACAttaactagacagctaagctttctgcaaagtgtgcgtagctagctgccttttctacagctataactgttattacatctaggtagtgcataagtgaatcaaccatctCACagagatgagaatttttgaaactctcactgcttcaaaataataattgtttttcagtgttttcatattttccaaattacaataggtatttcagaataatttataagcttgtattgcttctaaattaagaaatttctagttgtttttcatagtttgcattgttttaaaatttacaaaatttcaaatcgatttcccgaattccccatcgctacaatttcataaagttttcaataaattttcagaattttgcattgctgctgagttaggaaatttgcaatcaatttttagaattcacattgcctctaaatagtcaaattttgaataatttttcagaattcttattgtctttaaattaaaaaatttcaaattcaattttcaagttcatattgtccacaaattgtaaaacgtttactcaatttttggaattcacattgcctccaatttttcagaattctcatcttcttcataaatattacaatacctacttatttcatataattttcaagttcacattatctgcaacttacagaacttttaatcaatttttggaattctcagcgtctctaaatacaaattttcatattattttttttagaatttccattgtcatcaaatttataaattttcaaaccaaattttcagaacttgctttttattctaaattaagaattaaatcttataaaatatgttaagaatttgcattgcctctaaattacacgaaaaaaatatgggtaatttttacaaaaaaatttaactaaatactggtatttagcacaattaagtaccagatcccattcaacaatttttactgtaatcgtatagtaaaccttgtcattttaataaattttgctaaaggtaccaatagtaaaaatcattttgttttaataatttttactaaatcatgataataaaaattacatgtttcaattgtacaaaaattagtttaatttctcgttttgaagtaatttttaaattataagtaaaaagttaaaaattattcatgtcaaggtaattcttactttatacttatggctataggtagacaaaaaattaatgaaatgaatttttagttagcgaatgatatcataattcataactcagtttcagcattatttttgccccattaccatgtactacatagtaactccaaagcatttacctatccaattttcctatgaaaaatccgtcacctacctacttacctcacggggattcgaacctgggtccctaaatttcctattcctacctacatgccctaaccactcagccacaactttgctacgagggttagggcattaaaataatatatttgtttggtaaacgccccaccaaaccacgcccacttggaatttaccgCTAACAGatcgggggtgtaacagggtacaatgaaacacagctggtgatggaatagactgggggtatagcagggtacaatgagcggcaggtgttctacaagtccccttttcccttttttaggatttaatgcattaaaataatgaactaaaattgcaattactcagcaattacccatccgaattgaatgaaaaataatctattccctccgccttaatgattctcaaatggtgtccaataggtacaaaaaacggttggatagtttaagagaacattcatgtataatgaaatttcatttctcaaagcgaaaccaatagtgtgctacgcacactaaaaataggtacatcctTCAAAACTTGCGAATAATTAATTCGAATGTTTCATCTTCAAGATGCATAGGGTATGTCTTCAAGTACCATTTTTCCACGCCTATGGAGCAGTTCATGGTATTTTATCGTTGGTAGCTTCTGGTTGCGTTTTAGTTCtaccttatgtaaaattcagtCCAAATAAATCGATCGATTGTATCATAGAAGAAAAGTAGGCTATTCGCTTATTCATTGAATTGAgtcactgtaaaaaaaaaatttactatatacatacaataaatcgattttaaatGTTACAGATGCACGATTGTTTATGGCACTCCAACTATGCACAACGATCTAATCACTACAGTTCGAAGTAGAGCCTCTACTGacgataaaattttcgaaaaaatatccttcGTCAAGATAGTTCGAGCTGGGGGAGCCATGTGCTCACCTGAGATTACTAAAAACCTAAAGAAAACGTTTAGAAATTCTCGATTTATGGTAAGAGAGAAGAATTTCTGTTggtcaactattttttttttttacaatggaaCAATCAATTAGGTAGTggtaagagggggggggggggtcagagatttttttgaaatttttcctacggaaagaccttctgaagggatgaccaatggcgcaaatcgcagctctctagcccttttttaaaagctGCTAGGGGAcgtcaaagtttttagtgaacttgaaaatcatcaatttcagcagtggattactcgataaccgggatacctactaaaatgaatttttttcttatagttagtggttttgaaaggctctttggtgatatcataaaaatcagagTTGCCACTTTTTTACGTACGAAAAATGacctcgaaaagtttcaaaaagtagttttcatatcgttccgactctcaaaaattctgaaaaaaatatattatggacaactttttagaCTGAAcaagatattaaaaaattgggatggaattatttcgtaaaatcgattttaaaaaaatgaaagtttgcaaaaaaatgcgattttttgatttaaaacaagaCAACAAGTTTTGACAGGTGAAGTggacccatttgactcctattttcacgtatccgttgaaaaagttgaaaaaatcccttcactcgatgaagtAAACTCAttacaagaaaatcaaaatttgaaaaaattcaatttttaatttcaaacatcaaaaaaagtttaaattcattcagttgtcttattttaaCCTCTTTCTGAcggatttcatgaaaatgttgataaaaatcacactccaaaaaaattgaaattcgtttattttttgaattttgatttttttgtgacgagtTTATTTCACCTAACAAAGgcggtttttcaactttttcaacggatacgtaaaaataggggtcaaatgggtcaactttacctgtcaaaacttgttttcttgttttaaatcaaaaaatcgcattttttttgtaaattttcaattttttaaaatcgactttacgacataatgccatcccaattttttaatatgttgttcagcatgaacagttgtccataatatattttttttttaatttttgagagcggaacgatatgaaaactacgttttgaaacttttcgagctactttttcatacgaaaaaaagtggcaacactgatttttataatatcaCCAAAGAGCCTTGCAAAACCattaactattggaaaaaattcattttagtaAATATcccggttatcgagtaatccactgctgaaattgaagatatttcaagt is from Planococcus citri chromosome 1, ihPlaCitr1.1, whole genome shotgun sequence and encodes:
- the LOC135833042 gene encoding esterase E4-like isoform X1, producing MSERIIISVNEGKIRGVKETSLYSGVEFFSFYGVRYGQPPLNNLRFKDPKPIKPWKDLYDATIKKPGCVQFSLKLYVFLGNEDCLFNNIHIPKLPVKGAPLKPVIINLHPGGFMFGTPNSDDYGSPQFVMHHDVVYINIGHRLHILGYLNLGLNECSGNQALKDVILSLQWIKCNIQAFGGDPENITLLGSSSGGTIIHALMISPAAKDLFHKAVFMGAYLFLPALPFEETNHHRAYEIAEMLGYTGNIEDKKALLSFLRKIQPEILIECQRSCAKKFQEKIAPLYPIGVFNISFDQGDIFPESPRTMMHSVSRIPIMIGFCQYESMMGFSKGLRRQTVENFLTSVRQNCWGWGRNLSDKDIDYINQRINAFYTEGKSIENVPLSLQADIQTDIILSDLYDSLVDIIADDLPSSVFVYKFEFEGDIPTTKSLLKHNYDEELPGSYHACDFSYWNYFYTPGDEITQQMVEYFTKFITNFARTGNPNSEDIPIEWEPTSPDKPCYLSINDPLKMVNGKLKNDGLEFWQDIKKHLQNK
- the LOC135833046 gene encoding esterase E4-like, whose product is MCERVIITANEGKIRGILKTSEYSETSFYSFYGVPYGEPPIGNLRFKDPVKVKPWRRIYDATKEKPGCIQYSLLNHNFWGTEDCLYNNIHIPKLPQKDEPLRAIIVNIHPGAYNFGTPNTDQFGSPDFIMHHDVVYICIAYRLHILGFLNLGIKDCSGNQAIKDIILGLRWIKSNIKAFGGDPDNITVIGSSTGAILINILMLSPAAKDLFHKAVLMGGYVCNPVMPHQNSNQEYAYELAKLLGCTKNVHDHKQLLAYLKSLPAVLLIQYLRACQKIVQNTLAPIYPMGIFSPTLDHESGILPESPRNLLQSMAKIPIMVGFCERESILGFSRGELRRETEENFKTSFCQNCWSWGTHLDEKDIQFINQEVESFYTQGTPIEEAPLSLKVDIQTDITMSDVYETLIDIIAADSLSSVFVYKFEFEGAIATTKTILLQQSVLEEDLKGTYHNCDYFYWNRRSDPENVETREMVDTFTKLVTTFAKTSDPNNENIPIRWIPSTLGEPCYLSISNPIKMVDGKLNNERLEFWDRIKQQIKKTKNVKIIKEENGAVKS
- the LOC135833045 gene encoding medium-chain acyl-CoA ligase ACSF2, mitochondrial-like isoform X2, producing MYKMHPEVEIRSEKLSYWKGDDSDPLKNLTIGQLVEQAAERYVDRIAISVYGGNRLTFAEVLEKIDILAAAFANLGLKRGNHIALWGFNTIEWYLSFLAAFRAGLVVVNLNPLYQTAELLTCLKQTDVDALIMDDQLGDHNFYNILKRGIPDVEKYDNNVHITNEVVPSLKTIIVMSKQSFKGTFKWYDLFSSVTKDQRLKVKEIQADFSPFDVCNIQMTSGTTSKSKCVQLSHHGLINAAYIAGKREGRFEKMHRVCLQVPFFHAYGAVHGILSLVASGCVLVLPYVKFSPNKSIDCIIEEKCTIVYGTPTMHNDLITTVRSRASTDDKIFEKISFVKIVRAGGAMCSPEITKNLKKTFRNSRFMIGWSMTETSGTGFMTFLQDSEDFILSTVGKVTEHVEVKVIDEKGEIVPLGVPGELCCRGYQIMKGYYKDPVKTKEVLDEDGWLRTGDRFILRENGYGEIVGRIKDIIIRGGENIAPKEIEQLLIEHPDIVDVESHA
- the LOC135833045 gene encoding medium-chain acyl-CoA ligase ACSF2, mitochondrial-like isoform X1 — encoded protein: MYKMHPEVEIRSEKLSYWKGDDSDPLKNLTIGQLVEQAAERYVDRIAISVYGGNRLTFAEVLEKIDILAAAFANLGLKRGNHIALWGFNTIEWYLSFLAAFRAGLVVVNLNPLYQTAELLTCLKQTDVDALIMDDQLGDHNFYNILKRGIPDVEKYDNNVHITNEVVPSLKTIIVMSKQSFKGTFKWYDLFSSVTKDQRLKVKEIQADFSPFDVCNIQMTSGTTSKSKCVQLSHHGLINAAYIAGKREGRFEKMHRVCLQVPFFHAYGAVHGILSLVASGCVLVLPYVKFSPNKSIDCIIEEKCTIVYGTPTMHNDLITTVRSRASTDDKIFEKISFVKIVRAGGAMCSPEITKNLKKTFRNSRFMIGWSMTETSGTGFMTFLQDSEDFILSTVGKVTEHVEVKVIDEKGEIVPLGVPGELCCRGYQIMKGYYKDPVKTKEVLDEDGWLRTGDRFILRENGYGEIVGRIKDIIIRGGENIAPKEIEQLLIEHPDIVDVEVYGVSDTRLGEAVAAAVIKSPNSGLTEREIQEYCKGMIASYKIPQYVVFVEKYPKTMSGKIQKVKLKEMTEKQLQLPAS
- the LOC135833042 gene encoding esterase E4-like isoform X2 encodes the protein MSERIIISVNEGKIRGVKETSLYSGVEFFSFYGVRYGQPPLNNLRFKDPKPIKPWKDLYDATIKKPGCVQFSLKLYVFLGNEDCLFNNIHIPKLPVKGAPLKPVIINLHPGGFMFGTPNSDDYGSPQFVMHHDVVYINIGHRLHILGYLNLGLNECSGNQALKDVILSLQWIKCNIQAFGGDPENITLLGSSSGGTIIHALMISPAAKALPFEETNHHRAYEIAEMLGYTGNIEDKKALLSFLRKIQPEILIECQRSCAKKFQEKIAPLYPIGVFNISFDQGDIFPESPRTMMHSVSRIPIMIGFCQYESMMGFSKGLRRQTVENFLTSVRQNCWGWGRNLSDKDIDYINQRINAFYTEGKSIENVPLSLQADIQTDIILSDLYDSLVDIIADDLPSSVFVYKFEFEGDIPTTKSLLKHNYDEELPGSYHACDFSYWNYFYTPGDEITQQMVEYFTKFITNFARTGNPNSEDIPIEWEPTSPDKPCYLSINDPLKMVNGKLKNDGLEFWQDIKKHLQNK